Proteins encoded in a region of the Perognathus longimembris pacificus isolate PPM17 chromosome 11, ASM2315922v1, whole genome shotgun sequence genome:
- the Becn2 gene encoding beclin-2 — protein MEPRGKTTTTFSMRFMCQNCGQPLRLREPPETPEAAQKGGSLSTESSDGGELQASTSRSSPAGVDGEVRTSPMQFTLLGNSVSIRTLSSIQKTIVDMSAILSGRKIVKDPLCEECTDHLLEQLDTQLSQAELDCQAYRHVLKTEVMAEEERKALDTRLQAELRDLELVEARLTEDLEDREEAWAQAAADLRESQAETAELHQRNAQYRKEYCALEWQRLELTDQLISVENQLRHAQGQLHKLSTNNIFDLTFKIWVEGPMGVINNFRLGYLPQVPVSWTEINAALGQTALLLLALANTIGLKFQRYQLVAGGNHSYLKSLTDDSVWLPLFSDGKQNVFLENKFDRAMMAFLDCMQQFKEEAEKRKEGFYLPYSMYPELGTIEDASGSGEWYSIRTHLNTVEEWTKALKFLLVNLKWSLSWASERYSQK, from the coding sequence ATGGAGCCCAGAGGCAAGACCACCACCACATTTTCCATGCGCTTCATGTGCCAGAACTGCGGGCAGCCCCTGAGACTCCGGGAGCCCCCTGAGACTCCAGAAGCAGCCCAGAAGGGTGGCAGTTTGTCCACGGAATCCAGCGATGGTGGAGAGCTCCAGGCCAGCACCTCCAGAAGCTCCCCTGCTGGCGTCGATGGGGAAGTCAGGACAAGTCCTATGCAGTTCACGCTGCTCGGGAATTCTGTCTCCATAAGAACTCTCAGCAGCATCCAGAAGACCATTGTGGACATGTCCGCCATCCtctcaggcaggaaaattgtgAAGGACCCTCTCTGTGAGGAGTGCACTGACCATCTTTTAGAGCAACTGGACACTCAGCTCTCTCAGGCGGAGCTGGATTGTCAGGCCTACAGACATGTCCTGAAGACTGAGGTGATGgctgaggaggagaggaaggctcTGGACACCCGGCTGCAGGCAGAGCTGCGGGACCTGGAGCTGGTGGAGGCGAGGCTGACTGAAGACCTGGAGGACAGAGAGGAGGCCTGGGCACAAGCCGCAGCCGATCTCAGGGAGTCCCAGGCAGAGACTGCAGAGCTGCACCAGCGCAACGCGCAGTACCGGAAGGAATACTGCGCGCTGGAGTGGCAACGGCTCGAACTGACAGACCAGCTCATCAGTGTGGAAAACCAGCTGAGGCATGCCCAGGGCCAGCTGCACAAGCTGAGCACAAACAACATCTTCGACCTCACCTTCAAGATCTGGGTGGAGGGCCCCATGGGCGTCATCAATAACTTCAGATTGGGCTACCTCCCCCAGGTCCCCGTGAGCTGGACAGAGATCAATGCTGCTTTGGGACAGACAGCCTTGCTGCTCCTCGCCCTCGCCAATACCATTGGACTCAAGTTTCAGAGATACCAACTCGTTGCCGGTGGAAACCACTCCTATCTGAAGTCGTTGACAGATGACTCTGTCTGGCTGCCGTTGTTCTCTGATGGGAAGCAGAATGTTTTCTTGGAAAACAAATTTGACCGTGCAATGATGGCTTTCCTGGATTGCATGCAACAGTTCAAGGAAGAGGccgagaagaggaaggagggcttCTACCTGCCCTACAGCATGTACCCCGAGCTAGGCACCATAGAGGATGCCAGCGGCAGTGGGGAGTGGTACTCCATCCGGACTCACCTCAACACCGTGGAAGAGTGGACAAAGGCCCTCAAGTTCTTGCTTGTCAATTTAAAGTGGAGCCTTTCTTGGGCCTCAGAAAGGTATAGTCAAAAATAG